TGAACAGCAGCGGGTGATTGGAGTCCATGTGTTGGGCAATCCGGCTTCGGAGATTATCACTCTTGCGGGCACTGCCATTGAGCTTGGATTGACGGCAGCGCAATGGAAAAAGATTGTTTTCCCGCATCCTACGGTAGGAGAGATTTTCCGGGAAGTGTTATAAACAGTGTTATATGAAAAAAAGTCTTTTGTTAGTCGCCCTTTCAGTTTGTTTGTTGCCACTTTGGGGACAACAAAATTTCTCCCGGATAGACTCGCTTATCAAGAAGATGCTCCCCGAAGCATCCGAAGTCGGCATATCCGTCTACGATCTGACGGCTAAGAAATCACTTTATAACTATCGTGCGGAGAAACTTTCACGTCCTGCCTCTACCATGAAGCTGTTGACGGCTATTACCGCACTTTCCCGCCCCGAAGCCAACGAGCCTTTCCGCACAGAAGTATGGCATGATGGCGTGATAGAGCATGATACCTTGCAAGGCAACCTGTATGTGGTAGGCAGATTCGATCCGGAATTTGACAGCCAGTCGATGGATTCATTGGTAGAAGAGGTAATCACTTTCCCTTTTTCGGTGATTAACGGGCAGGTATATGGTGATGTTTCGATGAAAGACTCCCTTTATTGGGGTAGCGGATGGGCGTGGGACGATACTCCTGCGGGCTATCAGCCTTATCTCTCTCCATTGATGTTTTGCAAGGGGACTGTACAGGTTTCTGTCGTTCCCTCTACGGTGCAGGGAGATACAGCAAGTGTCTCCTGTCAACCTGTATCCTCCTATTATACAGTGACGAATCAGACGAAAACACGTACCTCTTCTGCCGGAAGATTCTCTTTCACGAGAGACTGGTTGACGAATGGAAACAATCTCCTTGTTTCGGGAAATGTCACTTCGATTCGAAAAGATGATGTCAACATCTATGATTCTCCCCGTTTCTTTATGCATACTTTCTTGGAGCGTCTTCGTGGGAGAGGAATCACAACTCCCCAGTCGTATGGCTTTGCCGAATTGCCCCGCGACAGTGTGACTGTAGAACGGATGGCTTGTTGGAATACTCCCGTGCAGAAAGTGCTGAACCAGTTGATGAAAGAGAGTGATAATCTCAATGCGGAAGCATTGCTCTGTCGCTTAGGGGCGCAGGCTACGGGAAAGAAGCAGGTAGCTGCCGAAGATGGTATTCTCGAAATAATGAAGCTGATCCGCCGCCTGGGGCATGACCCGAAAGATTATAAGATTGCCGACGGTTGCGGACTGTCCAATTATAATTACCTCTCTCCTGCCCTGCTGGTAGACTTTCTGAAATATGCGTACTCGCAAACAAAGGTGTTTCAGATGTTATATAAATCTCTTCCCGTTGGCGGAGTGGACGGAACATTGAAATTCCGGATGAAGGGTACCCCTGTTTTCCGGAATGTTCATGCCAAAACAGGCTCGTTTACGGCAATAAATGCGCTTGCGGGCTATCTGAAGATGAAAAACGGACATGAAGTGGCATTTGCCATTATGAATCAGAATGTGCTTTCGGCGGCTAAGGCACGGGCATTTCAGGATAAGGTGTGTGAGGTGATTACTCTTTATGGAGGGCTTTATTGATTTTTCTATAAAAAGATAATTGTATTCTCTAATAAACAAAAATAGTTGGATTTTGTTTACCAGAGAATACAATTATACTTGTTTTGAATCGAATGTTGTAAATCCTGTATTCTATTTACTTGGTGTATTCAGCCCAATTTGTATTCTTCATATCGCCGCTTTTAGCCAACTCTGCGTGCATGCCAAGTGCAGCCTGAATAGCGTGTGGAGTCTGCGCGCGGTTACCTGCCAGTTTGAGATAATCCCAAAGAAGCTCTTTGTAGTCAGGATGAGCACAGTTTTCGATGATGGCTTGTGCACGTTCTTTCGGACTCTTGCCACGAAGATCGGCAACACCTTGCTCGGTGATAACGATATTGACATCGTGCTCCGTGTGGTCGTGGTGGGATACCATCGGCACGATGGCGCTGATCTTACCTTCTTTAGCCACAGACGGACAAGTGAAGATAGAGATGTAGGCGTTGCGGGTAAAGTCTCCCGAACCACCGATACCGTTCATCATTTTTGTTCCGCCGATATGAGTAGAGTTTACATTGCCGTACAGGTCGACTTCGATGGCCGTATTGATAGAAATGACACCGAGGCGGCGTACTATTTCGGGGCTGTTTGAGATTTCCGACGGACGGAGAACCAGCTTATCGCGGAAGAAATCCATATCGTTGTAAATACCTTCCAGACAGTCGTTTGTTACAGTCAGTGAGCAGGTACTACCAAATTTGATACGTCCTTCGCGAATCAGTCCGATCACGGAGTTCTGTATTACCTCTGTGTACATTTCGAATGGAGGAATCGTTTTGTCACGTCCCAATGCACCGAGCACGGCGTTGGCGATGTTTCCTACACCCGATTGCAGGGGTAAGAAAGTAGACGGGATGACACCACGTTTCATGTCGGCAGCGAGGAAATCGGCCACATTTTGTCCGATTTTGTCGGTCAACGGATCGGCAGCGGCGAAAGAACGCGCTTCATCCGGCCAGTTGGTTTCCACTACGCCTATAATCTTTTTCGGGTCTACCTGGATGTAAGGCAGTCCGATGCGGTCACTCGGTTTATAGATAGGAATTTCGCGGCGGTAAGGAGGGTCGAGCGGTTCGTATACGTCGTGCATACCCATGCCGGATTTGCTGTGTGCGCTGTTCAACTCCACGATGATCTGGTCGGCAAGACGGCAGATCGTCGGGGAAATACCACCGGCGGCAGTCAGATAAATCTTTCCGTCGGGAGTCACTTCGCATGCTTCGATGATGGCCACGTTCACTTTGCCCATGAATCCGTAGCGCACTTCCTGTGCCATCTGTGAGAGGTGTATGTCGTTGTAGGCAATCTCTCCGTTGTTCACGGCCTTGCGGAAATCAGCGTTGGTAGTATAAGGGGCGCGGTAGCGGATGGCTTTGGCGCGTGACAGTATGCCGTCGCAGGACTCTCCTGTCGATGCACCTGTGAAAATTCCTACTTGAAACGGGTTTCCTTTCGCATGCTCTGCTTCAGCAATTTTTGCGAGCTCGGCTGTTACAGCCTTGGCCGTTCCGGCGGGAGTAAATCCGCTTAGGCCGATGTTGTAGCCATGTTTGATCAGGCTTGCAGCTTCCGCTGCCGAAATACGATTGAGTGACATAAATAGTAAATTTCGTGTTAAATACAGTTGATATCTAATTAGTTAAAAATTCGCTCAAAATGTACGTATACAGGCTGATACCTGATACCCCATGTTTAATACTTAATATTTGATACTTAATATCTAATACTTGATACTTAATACTTAAAAGAACCCTCCTCCGACTATCGGTCAATATTTCCGTTGAAGAATTTCTCCCCAGATAATGGCTCGGCGAGCTTCTTCTGCCGAATGAATCGTAAAATCTTCTTTATTGTCGGGTGAGTCGTGGGGAGTGTTGTAATGGGCACCTTGCCGGTTGTTCCGTTCATCTTGTGCAGCGCTGTTTGCAAGAGATGCAGCCACGGATACTTCCTCTTTTCTCTTTTTTTGTTTCGAAGTTTGCTGCTTCGAAGTTTTCTGTTTGGAGAATGGTTTGGAAGCCGGTTGTTCGAGCGGAATCGGCCGGAGCAGTTCGTCCATGGGTTTGAGGCTGCCCCACGCTTCGGGTATGGGAACGGCATCGGGGCTTACTTCAACCGAAGATGGCATTGGGGGAACGGGGTGCTTGGCTTTAGTCTTTTTCGCCTTTTTCGCCTTGTTGTTTTTATTCACCTCTTTGTATATTCCCACAAGCATGATGCCTGCTATCAAGAGATATCTCATAAAATCTTCCATAGTGCTTCACATCTAAATAGTTATCATAGTTATCCGCCAAAGGTAGGTATTTTATCTGGTTTGAACTAACATTTGGGCATGAAAAAAGGGCAGCTTCACAGCTCCCCTTAATTTTTTTAACCTAAACCTTAACTATGAAAAAATCTAATGTTTCTTTCATTGCACAAATGTGAAAAATAAATTTAAATTTGCCAAGTATGTCACCGGAAAATGTTTATTCTCTTAACATAAATTACAACTTGACATGCTAAACCATAAGTTTTTGCGTTATTTTTGTGCCAATTCGCCACTTATTGAAAGCGAAGCCGTATCTTTGCAGCCGAATCTTTAATTTATAATTTGAATATGAACGAATTAACGGGAGCGGACTTTAAATCCGCAACTGAAATGACTGATGACAACAAGAAGTTGTTTATCGAAACATACGGCTGCCAGATGAACGTAGCCGATAGTGAGGTGATTGCATCGGTGATGCAAATGGCGGGATATTCCGTAGCTGAAACGCTGGAAGAGGCTGACGCTGTGTTTATGAACACCTGTTCTATCCGCGACAATGCGGAGCAGAAGATCCTGAACCGCCTGGAGTTTTTCCACTCGCTGAAGAAAAAGAAAAAGCGCCTGATTGTGGGTGTGTTGGGCTGTATGGCCGAACGGGTAAAGGATGATCTGATCACGAATCATCATGTCGACCTGGTAGTCGGTCCGGATGCTTACCTGACGTTGCCCGATTTGATTGCTGCCGTAGAGTCTGGCGAGAAAGCAATCAATGTGGAGCTTTCTACTACCGAAACTTATCGGGATGTGATTCCGTCGCGTATCTGTGGCAATCATATTTCCGGCTTTGTGTCCATCATGCGCGGTTGCAACAATTTCTGCACTTATTGCATCGTTCCCTACACTCGCGGGCGTGAGCGTAGCCGTGACGTGGAAAGCATCCTCAATGAAGTGGCGGACTTGGTGGCAAAAGGTTATAAAGAAGTTACCCTGTTGGGGCAAAATGTCAACTCATACCGTTTTGAGAGACCGACAGGAGAAGTGGTTACCTTCCCGATGTTGCTCCGAACAGTGGCAGAAGCTGCTCCGGGGGTACGTATTCGTTTCACGACTTCCCATCCGAAGGATATGAGTGACGAAACGCTGGAGGTGATTGCACAAGTGCCGAATGTATGTAAACATATCCATCTGCCTGTGCAGAGCGGTAGTTCCCGCATCCTGAAACTGATGAACCGTAAGTATACCCGTGAGTGGTACTTGGACCGCGTGGCAGCTATCAAACGCATCATCCCCGATTGCGGACTGACTACCGATATTTTCTCCGGTTTCCATTCTGAAACGGAAGAAGATCATGCCATGTCGCTTTCGCTGATGGAAGCGTGCGGGTACGATGCTGCTTTCATGTTTAAATATTCCGAGCGTCCGGGGACGTATGCTTCCAAACATCTCGAAGATAATGTGCCCGAAGAGGTGAAAATCCGCCGCCTGAATGAGATTATCGCCTTGCAGAACCGTCTGTCTGCCGAAGCCAACCAGCGTTGCATCGGAAAGACGTATGAAGTGCTTGTGGAAGGTGTTTCCAAGCGTTCGCGCGATCAGCTGTTCGGGCGTACGGAGCAGAACCGTGTGGTGGTGTTCGACAGGGGTACGCATCGTGTCGGTGATTTCGTCAATGTGCGTGTCACGGAGGCTAGTTCGGCTACGCTGAAGGGGGAGGAAATCTGATTTCATTTCACCACAGAGGACGCAGAGGACACAGAGGTTTTATTCTCATAGTTGTGGCTGTCTTGTAGTTGTGAGTGCCTTGTAGTCGTGGTTGCTTTGTAGTTGTGATTGCCTGTGCGGTATGTGGCAACTGCGCTTATGCAACACATCCTGCGGGGGAGCTTTGAGGATGAATATGAAAAATCAGTATTCCTCTGTCTCCTCCGTCCCCTTTTATTCCTTCATCCCCTTTATCTCCTCCGTGTCCTCTGTGTCCTCTGTGGTGAAACCTTGAAACTTACATCATCATGTGCCTCCTAATGGAGAATTTCACAATCGCCATCGCATTGATAGACGCGAATGGAATATCCATCGGCTCGTGGTGAGTATTATAGCTCACGAGCTTTAGATGCCCTTCCTTGTCCGAACGGTTCACGTATTTGACAGCCAGATACTCGTCTCCGTCAATCATAAACGACACCAGGTATATTTCCCCGTAAATGACGTTTTCGAAACTGCTGATTTCCTTGTATCCGATAATGTCTCCCGATTTCAATATAGGGTACATGCTGTCCCCGTTTACATATACCGCGCCGTCGCAGACGGATATATTGGGGATCAATATCTTCCCCAGCGCATACTGCTGCTTGTTGGTGAACAATGTTTTCAAGTTCGCAGCTGCCGTAATGTCGTACAATGTCACGCTACGGTCGTCTATCGGTTCGGGCGTTTTCGGGTTGTGTATAATGTCGACTTCTCCCTGCGCCAGTTCGCTTTCACAAAATCTCGGCTGGTGCACGGGATTTCCTTTTCCCAACAATAGCCAGTTGTAGTCTACCTTGTTTCCGAACTTATCAAGCAATAACTTGAAATCAATACTGTTTCGTGCGCCCCAATTGGTGACTGTGGCTCTTGAAACTCCCAAGTATCCAGCTAGTTCGCTGTCTTTTTTCAGGTCTAACGCCTGTTTGGCACGCTTGATGATACCTAATACATCCAAATTTGTATCCATTCTGTTTTTTTATTTAAAAGACTAATTCCGGATTTATAAATGGCAGCTATATAATGGCTGACGAAAAAACTTTTCGTTTTCTATATGTTTATAATCAATGAGTTGTAAAATGGTTAAGATTAAAAACGAAAATCATAGTTTTCTTTATGAAAAAATATTCTATCTTTGTCCCATCGATTCATAGAAAATATTTCAAATATATAAATTAAAAATGGATATGCCATGCAAAACTTCAAGAAAAACACCAAAACCCTGAAAATTTCTCGTCCGCCACCTGCGGAAAGCTTGCTGATAGCTGTAAACAGCTCTCCTCTCAAGTATTAATAGCTCTTCTCTCAAGTATTAACAGCCAATTCTCTAACCATTAATACCTGAAACGCCAGATGTTAATACCTGGCAATAGGATAATAAAAGGATAACATATTGTATACGAATACTCCATATTTGGATGATTACAGGCTTGACTGATAAAAACTAGTATTTATAATTTATAATTGGATAACAAAATGAAAAACTCAGAAGTGCAAACACTGTTCGTTTGCGGATGTTGCAAACGCTCTCTTCCGGCAAGTGCCTTTTATATCAATAAGAAAACCGGTCTTCCCGGCAACTACTGTAAGGAATGTCGTAAAACTGTCAGCCGGAACCACCGGAAAAACGAGAAACGCTCCTTGGCATACGACAGGGAAAGCAATTATCCGGTAATTACCTCCACGGAAGATCCCACGTTGCGACGGGAGCTTATTCTGCATGCCCTTGAAACCGTAGCTGCCAGCATTGAACGGAAAAGGCGGAAAGTCCGCGAATCGGAATTTGAATACGAACCGGATGCCGAATCCCGGTCCGGCTCAGCCTTTGAATCGGGGTCAGAATCAAAATCAGAATTACAATTACAATCAAAATCAGGACCAAAACCAGAATTAGAATTGGCAGACTGATTTATAAAAACAATTAATATTATGGGACGAATAAAACAAGGGCTTGACTATTTCCCTTTGAATACCGATTTTATGCACGACCGTGTCGTGCGCCGTGTGATGAAGCGTGAAGGCGATTCCGCCTTCACAATCCTGCTCTATACCCTGTCTTATCTATATTCGGGCGAGGGTTATTATATTCATGTCGACGATGACTTCTACGACGAACTCTCCGACCGGCTTTTCAGCACGGACAACGACCGTGTTCGCAGGGTGCTTCGTCTGTTTGTGGAGTACGGTTTCTTCGATTCTTCGCTCTACGAACGTTACGGCATCCTGACTTCCGCCGACATTCAGCGGCAGTTCCTTTTTGTCACTAAACGCCGCAGTCGCCGTCATATTTCTCCAGACTACTGTCTGCTGCCGGATGAGGAAACCGTACACCCGGTCCTCCCGGATGCTGTTGCAGAAACCGCAGATATTGTAACGCAAACCCCCGATACTGTAACAGAATCCCCGGATACTGTAACAAAAAACACCCTCCTAAAAAGAAAAGAAAAGGAAAGGAAAGAAAACATCCTCCCTAACCCTCCTTTGCCCAAAGGAGGGGATGAGGAAGAAAAGGGAGGAGATTCTTCTAACAGAAAACCGGCGAAGAAGAAACGTGAGCTGACACAGTCGGATATTGACCGGATGCAAGCTCCTGCCGACGGGCATCCGCGCAACCTTTCCGGACTGTTGGAGAACCTTCGCCTTTATCGTATCCCTCCCTCCGAACAGTATGCAATCGTACTGAAAAGTAATTACGGTGAAATCGGAGGCAAGGTTTGGAAGGGTTTCGGTGTCATCCGGGCGAGTGCCGGAAAGATCAAACTGCCCGGTCATTATCTGTTGAGTATCCTGAATAACTGAATGAATAAGGGGTGTGATGCCGTTTTACTGCGTAATACGTTGTAAATAAGGTATATATAAATGAATATTCATATTAACGAATTTATTAACGCACATTTCCAAAATCTCTTGCACAGGCGGAAATAAGGCCTTATATTTGCATTGTCGATAAGCTTAAAGACACAGACTAACTAGAATTATTAACAACTAAAAAACTATTACAATTATGCCAGTATTGTACAAACCTTTCCAGTCAACTCTGGAAGACCAAAAAAGCGGTAAAAAACTCTTCTATCCCCGAGTTGTACGTTCGGGAAACGTAGATTCCGCACAACTTTCAAAAGAAATAGCCGCCTACTCTTCCCTCTCTCCGGGTGACGTGAAAAACACGCTCGACAACCTGGTGACGGTGATGACGCAACACTTGCAATCTTCGGAAAGCGTAAGCGTCGACGGTCTTGGTACCTTCCGTATGGTGATGGTGGCTCGTGGCAGAGGCGTGGAAACCTCCGACGAAGTGTCGGCTGCACAGGCTACGCTTACCGTCCGCTTCCAACCGGCAACGACTAAGAATCATGACCGTACTACCGCTACCCGTTCGATGGTGACCGGTGCGAAGTGTGTCCGCTATGATAAACTTGTTTCCGATGCGGGTAGCGCGGAAGGCGACAACTCCGGTGGAAGCGACAAGCCCGGTGGAGACGGTAATGGAGGGGGTGGAGAAGCGCCCGATCCGGCTGCATAAATGACGTCACGGCAGTGAGGAGTATACAAAATGTAAACGACAGACTTCGTAAGCTTAACTGAACATTTGACTTTTAGCTGAACATTGGCTTTTAGCTGAACATTGGCTTTTAATTAAACATTTGACTTTTAACTAAACTAAAAATCATCCGCTAACATGCGAATTATCAACTTAATCGTGGTGCATTGTAGCGCCACGCGGGGGGATTCTACACTCTCACCGGAAGCTTTGGACTTGATGCACCGGCGCCGCGGATTCAACGGAACAGGCTATCACTACTACATCCGCAAGGATGGAACAGTGCACCTCACCCGCCCCGTGGAACGCATCGGAGCACACACCAAAGGTTTCAACGCTCACTCGATAGGTATCTGCTATGAAGGTGGTCTGGACTGCCGGGGACGCCCGGCAGATACCCGGACTCCGGCGCAGCGGGCTACGCTCCGGCAACTTGTCTGGCAGCTACAGGAGAAATTCCCCGGCTGCCGGGTATGCGGACACCGGGATCTTTCGCCGGATCTCAATGGGAATGGTGAGATAGAACCGGAAGAGTGGGTTAAACAGTGCCCGTGCTTTGAGGTGGCAAAGGAATTCAAGAAGTTCAAGAATTATAAGGAATTCAAGGATTCCGGAGAATCCACAGCACAGGCGGAGAACATGGACGAACACAGAGTAAACTAAACTATTTAAAGAACAGAAAGGAGGTAAATGATGGCAATGAAGAAATCCGTATGGGACATGATCCTGAAGGTGGTTATCGCAGTGGCTTCGGCTTTGGCAGGCGTTTTGGGCGCTAATGCGATGAATCTGTAAAATAGCATTTTTGCCCTCGCAAGATAAATTGTTTGTCTTGCGTGGGCGATGTTTTCGTCTAAGAAAACTATTAAACTAAATATTGATAAATTTATGAATAGAAGATATATACAAGATGTTTTGAGTAATTTCCGGTGGAGATTACTGCTCTCTTTCATGGCTATCCTTGGTTGGCAGTCGTCGTCATACGGACAAGAGGATAGTAGTAAAAATCCTGCAGAAGCAGCTTTACAATCTCAAATTCGGAATGTAAAAACGCCTGCTGCTGCATCGTTGATGAAGAATATTGTTTATCCGATGGGAAATTGCACAGGATTGCCGGAAATAAAAATTCCCCTTTATGAGGTACATAGCGGAGAAATATCCTGCGTCCTGTTGTAAGAAAAGAGTATATCCGCTCACAATCGTACCTTGGGATTGAAACGCCCTACGTCGTTCCATTCGAGAATGTCTACAAACCTGGCAGTACGGTAATTCGTCGTTCGGATTCGGACGCAGGCGAGACCCGTGCTTCCTATTTGTATGATGACCGCGGCAACGTGCGCCAGGAAACTTTGGATGGCAATACACACATCGTTTATCTCTATGGAATGGGGTAATCTTCATGCGGTATTGCCTCCTGTGCTTTCAGATTTTATGAGGTATCCGGGCTCCCGGTGGAGTAATGCTGCCGATGAAGAGATTCGCCAGTATGCCTATCTTTACAAGTACGATGCCCGTTTCCGAATGATAGCCAAACGATTGCCCGGACAGGGGTGGGTACGTTATGTTTATGATAAGTCTGATCATCCTGTTCTCACGCAGGACTGCAAACAGCGCAAACGCGGTGAGTGGACCTTCTCCGTCACCGATCGGCTGGGGCGTGTCTGTCTGACCGGCATTTGCAGAAATCATTTTGCGCTTTCTCAAAGCTCTCTTGATACGGTAGTGAATGCCGTTCGTGACGATTTATCGGGTTTGTACAAAGGATACTCTATTTCCGGTATTCTGCTTATGAATGCGGAAGTGCTGAAGGTGAACTATTATGATGATTACAACTTCATGGGGAAGAATGGTTTTCCCTCCTCATCAGATGCAGACTACGGCTATGAGCCCCTTTCCGGTTATGGCGAACGCAAACAGAACGGTGCCGCCTCTCTGTTGACGGGGACACTGACTGCACATCGTGACAGCTCCGGTGTGGAAACTTTAGAATATCTCCCTTCCGTGATGTATTACGACTATCGCGGTAGAATGATTCAAAGTAAGAGTAGCAGCCATCTGTCAGGTGGAATTGAGAAGGAGTATGTCGGCTATGACTTCACCGGCCATCCGTTGAAACGCAGGTATGTTCATGCTGATTCCGGGCAATCTCCTTTTACGGAAGAATATAGCTACACATATGACCATATGGGCAGGCTAAACTATATGACACACAGCTTGAACGGAGGTCAAGAGATGGTGTTGGCGGACAACATATATGATGGTTTGGGGCGTTTGAGCAGCCACCTTCGAGGCAAAAGCAGTCGTCTTGAATCATGGTACGGTTATGATGTCCGTTCTCAACTGACGTCTGTGAACGGCTTTCTGTTCAATCAGAAGCTATATTACAACGAACAGCGTACGCCTGATGGTACGAACCGCCCTTGCTACAACGGCAATATCTCCGGTATGGACTGGTCTGTGGCATCGGATAACGTTATACGAGGGTATGATTATACTTATAACTGCCTTTCATGGTTGAAATCTGCCTCCTACTTGGAGGGAGGCATTCGTAAGCCCGGTTGTTTCGACACCTCATATACATATAACAAGAATGGCAATCTGACAGGTCTGAAACGTTATGGTCAAACCAATGAAGACGGTTACGGCTTGATTGACGATCTGCGTATCCGCCACTATGGCTACCAACTGAAATCCGTCTCCGACTCCGCTCCCTTTTCTGCTTGTCATGACGGTTTCGAATTTAAGGATGGCAGCTCTTCGGAGGTAGAATACGGTTATGATGAAAACGGCAATCTGACTAAAGATTTAAATAAGAATATTGTTGATATTCAATATAATTATTTAAATTTGCCCTGTCGGGTTGAGTTTGAGAATGGAAATAGTATCTCTTACCTGTATGATGCGAACGGTACGAAGCTTCGCACTACGTATGTGATAGGGAATGATACTACCGTAACTGACTACTGTGGCAATTTGATCTATGAAAATGGTGTTGCTAAGACGTTGTTAGTGGACGGTGGCTATGTCTCCTTGTCTGAC
The Bacteroides caecimuris DNA segment above includes these coding regions:
- a CDS encoding RHS repeat domain-containing protein is translated as MAIHTSFISMEWGNLHAVLPPVLSDFMRYPGSRWSNAADEEIRQYAYLYKYDARFRMIAKRLPGQGWVRYVYDKSDHPVLTQDCKQRKRGEWTFSVTDRLGRVCLTGICRNHFALSQSSLDTVVNAVRDDLSGLYKGYSISGILLMNAEVLKVNYYDDYNFMGKNGFPSSSDADYGYEPLSGYGERKQNGAASLLTGTLTAHRDSSGVETLEYLPSVMYYDYRGRMIQSKSSSHLSGGIEKEYVGYDFTGHPLKRRYVHADSGQSPFTEEYSYTYDHMGRLNYMTHSLNGGQEMVLADNIYDGLGRLSSHLRGKSSRLESWYGYDVRSQLTSVNGFLFNQKLYYNEQRTPDGTNRPCYNGNISGMDWSVASDNVIRGYDYTYNCLSWLKSASYLEGGIRKPGCFDTSYTYNKNGNLTGLKRYGQTNEDGYGLIDDLRIRHYGYQLKSVSDSAPFSACHDGFEFKDGSSSEVEYGYDENGNLTKDLNKNIVDIQYNYLNLPCRVEFENGNSISYLYDANGTKLRTTYVIGNDTTVTDYCGNLIYENGVAKTLLVDGGYVSLSDRKYHFYFQDHQGNNRVIADENGNIEEVNHYYPFGGTFASTPSVQPYKYNGKELDRKGGLDWYDYGARMYDAALGRWHTVDPLSEKYYGVSPYNYCLNNPLKYIDSDGRQVIPVPVPAPLPVYYPVTSTNYRYPTTYEVKQAVNNGLNSVVDFVKSSFTLGVLTTVSTVISADHAISPEYKHQRNRERREKRELDQNQANVAKSIDTNVSGMMPNGDPAPKRDPNDGGKKTKIGLGIVGTGLGVDVALEVSNVIILFSATTILSAVFQPIK